In the genome of Notamacropus eugenii isolate mMacEug1 chromosome 5, mMacEug1.pri_v2, whole genome shotgun sequence, one region contains:
- the PLEKHM2 gene encoding pleckstrin homology domain-containing family M member 2 isoform X1: MEPGEVKDRILENISLSVKKLQSYFAACEDETPAIRNHDKVLQRLCEHLDHALLYGLQDLSSGYWVLVVHFTRKEAIQQIEVLQHVTTKLGRSRAWLYLALNENSLESYLRLFQENLSLLHKYYVKNALVCSHDHLTLFLTLVSGLEFIRFDLDLDAPYLDLAPYMPDYYKPQYLLDFEDRLPSSVHGSDSLSLNSFNSVTSTNLEWDDSAIAPSSEDYDFGDVFPAVPSVPSTDWEDGDLTDTVSCPRSTASDLTSGKASTKSPTPRYNPFNEDRAEGVSSSDTTPVHTTSQEKGETRALDLQETSTELEVIRVTKKKKTGKKKKTRSEDESSPLHPTLAHPKGTKQGSGDILDNGPELRVDPLSTAPTSPQEGGEGPGSAAESSDRSELSQMGLRIPEMKDTSMESVGQPLSKVIDQLNGQLDPSGWPSHVELTDQSFRTGSPGDIPERPPFCNFSEGIPAPMDFYRFTIESPNAVTSSSGNHDLAGPGQPLHVPSSSETTGQEEGGREGQREKEKQTSRSVEGSQKEPLDTPLEPAPAGECPASELEPGTQEPIKRDQPSPGVSSAEDSGVDEGQGSPLEMSHPSEFRVDNNHLLLLMIHVFRENEEQLFRMIRMSTGHMEGNLQLLYVLLTDCYIYLLRKGATEKPYLVEEAVSYNELDYISVGLDQQTVKLVCTNRRKQFLLDTADVTLAEFFLVSLKSAMIKGCREPPYPSVLTDATMEKLALAKFVAQESKCEASAVTVRFYGLVHWEDPLDESPGPVPCHYSSVENVVTKEGMLHYKAGTSYLGKEHWKSCFVVLSNGILYQYPDRTDVIPLLSVNMGGEQCGGCRRSNTTDRPHAFQVILTDRPSLELSATDDTEMADWMQHLCQAVSKGVIPQGVAPTPCLPCCLVITDDRLFTCHEDCQTSFFRSLGMAELADITAVSTEPGKEYCILEFSQDRQQLLPPWVIYLSCTTELDRFLSALSSGWRAVYQVELPHKAIQETSNKKKFEDALSLIHSAWQRSDSLCRGRASRDPWC; encoded by the exons GTTGCAAGATCTCTCCTCTGGCTACTGGGTCCTGGTGGTACACTTCACCCGAAAGGAGGCCATCCAACAGATTGAGGTGTTACAGCATGTGACCACCAAGCTGGGGCGCA GCCGGGCCTGGCTCTACCTGGCCCTCAACGAAAACTCCTTGGAGAGCTACCTGCGGCTGTTCCAGGAGAACCTGAGTCTGCTGCACAAATACTATGTCAA GAATGCTCTGGTCTGCAGCCATGACCATCTGACACTCTTTCTCACCCTGGTATCTGGGCTGGAGTTCATCCGATTTGACTTGGATCTG GATGCTCCATATTTAGATCTGGCTCCCTACATGCCAGATTACTATAAACCTCAGTATCTGTTGGACTTTGAAGACCGTCTGCCTAGTTCAGTCCATGGCTCGGACAGCCTATCTCTCAACTCCTTCAACTCAGTCACCTCCACTAACCTGGAATGGGATGACAGCGCCATCGCACCATCTAGTGAGG attatGATTTTGGAGATGTGTTTCCAGCAGTACCGTCTGTACCCAGCACAGACTGGGAAG ATGGAGACCTCACGGACACCGTCAGCTGCCCCCGCTCAACTGCCTCGGACTTGACCAGTGGCAAGGCCTCCACGAAGAGCCCCACGCCACGCTACAATCCCTTCAATGAGGACCGGGCAGAGGGGGTGTCCTCCTCTGATACCACTCCTGTGCATACCACCTCTCAGGAGAAAGGGGAGACCAGGGCCCTGGACCTGCAAGAGACTAGCACAGAGCTGGAGGTGATCAG GGTcaccaagaagaagaaaacagggaagaaaaaaaagaccagatCAGAAGATGAGTCCAGCCCCCTCCACCCTACCTTGGCCCATCCAAAAGGCACCAAACAAGGGAGTGGCGACATCTTAGATAATGGCCCCGAGCTCAGAGTGGACCCTCTGAGCACTGCCCCGACTTCCCCCCAGGAGGGAGGCGAGGGCCCCGGCAGTGCCGCAGAGAGCAGTGACCGTTCTGAGCTGAGCCAGATGGGCCTGCGCATCCCCGAGATGAAGGACACATCCATGGAAAGTGTGGGCCAGCCCCTGAGCAAGGTCATTGATCAGCTCAATGGGCAGCTGGACCCCAGCGGCTGGCCCTCCCACGTTGAACTGACGGACCAGTCCTTTCGGACCGGCTCTCCCGGGGACATCCCGGAAAGGCCGCCATTTTGTAACTTTAGCGAAGGGATTCCGGCCCCGATGGACTTCTACCGCTTTACCATTGAGAGTCCAAATGCTGTTACATCAAGTAGTGGCAACCATGACCTTGCAGGGCCTGGCCAACCGTTACATGTTCCTAGTAGCTCTGAGACTACTGgccaagaagaaggaggaagagaaggacaacgagaaaaagagaaacaaacatCTAGATCTGTAGAAGGCTCCCAGAAAGAACCTTTGGACACACCCTTAGAACCTGCACCAGCAGGGGAGTGCCCTGCTTCTGAGCTGGAGCCTGGAACCCAGGAACCCATCAAGAGAGACCAGCCCAGCCCAGGTGTGAGTAGCGCAGAGGATTCTGGAGTGGATGAGGGCCAGGGAAGCCCTTTGGAAATGAGCCACCCATCGGAGTTCAG AGTTGACAACAACCACTTACTCCTCTTGATGATCCACGTCTTTCGGGAAAATGAAGAGCAACTCTTTAGG ATGATCCGTATGAGCACAGGACACATGGAAGGAAACCTCCAGCTCCTCTATGTGCTGTTGACTGACTGTTATATCTACCTGCTCCGAAAAG GGGCCACAGAGAAGCCATACCTGGTAGAAGAAGCCGTCTCCTACAATGAATTGGACTATATCTCG GTCGGCCTGGATCAGCAGACGGTGAAGCTGGTTTGCACCAACAGAAGGAAACAGTTTCTTCTTGACACAGCTGATGTGACCTTGGCTGA GTTTTTCTTGGTCTCTCTCAAGTCAGCGATGATCAAAGGCTGCCGGGAGCCCCCCTACCCCAGTGTCCTGACAGATGCCACCATGGAGAAGCTGGCACTGGCCAAGTTTGTGGCCCAGGAATCGAAATGTGAG GCATCAGCAGTGACCGTGCGGTTCTATGGGTTGGTGCACTGGGAGGACCCTCTGGATGAGAGCCCCGGGCCCGTCCCTTGTCATTATTCCTCAGTGGAGAATGTGGTCACCAAAGAAGGGATGCTGCACTATAAGGCTGGCACCTCGTACCTGGGCAAGGAGCACTGGAAGTCCTGCTTCGTGGTCCTCAG CAATGGGATCCTCTATCAGTATCCTGACCGCACGGATGTCATCCCTCTGCTCTCTGTGAACATGGG GGGGGAGCAATGTGGCGGTTGCCGGAGGTCCAACACCACAGATCGGCCCCACgccttccaggtgatcctcactGACCGGCCCTCCCTGGAGCTGAGCGCCACCGATGATACAGAGATGGCCGACTGGATGCAGCATCTCTGCCAGGCTGTTTCTAAAGGA GTCATCCCCCAGGGTGTTGCCCCCACCCCCTGCCTCCCCTGCTGCCTGGTGATCACCGATGACCGGCTCTTTACATGCCACGAGGATTGTCAGACCAGCTTTTTTCGTTCACTGGGCATGGCAGAGCTGGCTGACATCACTGCCGTTTCCACTGAGCCCGGCAAGGAGTACTGCATCCTG GAGTTCTCCCAGGACCGACAGCAGCTTCTCCCACCCTGGGTCATCTATCTGAGTTGCACTACAGAACTGGATCGATTCCTGTCTGCACTGAGCTCTGGGTGGAGAGCTGTCTACCAG